The sequence AACCCAATGAATAGTTCCTTTAACTTTTCTTTTACTAGCCTCAGAACCACTTCCAGACTTAGAATCTACATCATACGTACAATGCACTTCTGTAATATTACCTTCTGAATCTTTTATAACAGACTCTCCTTTAATAATATAAGCATTTTTTAAACGTACTTCTGTACCTAATGTTAGCCTGAAAAATTTCTTATGTGCTTCTTCTTGAAAATCTTCTCTCTCAATATATAATTCCTTAGAAAAAGGTAATTGACGATATGTCATTACTTCATCTTCAGGATTATTTTCTGCTTCTAACCATTCCTCTTGACCTTCTGGATAATTAGTAATAACTAATTTAATTGGATTCAAAACAGCCATAACACGAGGAGCAACTTTGTTTAAATCTTCTCTTATACAAAAATCTAATAAAGAAACATCAATTAAATTTTCACGTTTTGCAATACCAATTGTGTTTGCAAAATTACGAATTGAAGTAGCAGTAATACCTCTTCTTCGCATACCAGAAATAGTACTCATTCTAGGATCATCCCATCCTGTAACATGCTTTTCTTCAACTAATTGCAATAATTTTCTTTTAGAAACAACAGTATGAGATAGATTTCTACGAGCAAATTCACGTTGTTTAGGACGTACTTTTGAATCGTCATAAATTTGATTTAAAAACCAATCATATAACTCTCTATGAGGTAAAAACTCAAGTGTACAGAAAGAATGAGAAACTTGTTCTAAATAATCACTTTCACCATGAGCCCAGTCATACATAGGGTAAATACACCAATCATTAGCAGTTCTATGATGATGAGCATGCATGATTCTATAGATAATAGGATCTCGCATTAGCATATTATTAGCATTCATAGATATTTTAGCACGTAGAACATGAGTTCCTTTTTCGAATTCACCATTTTTCATGCGCTCAAATAGCTCTAAATTCTCTTCTATTGAACGATTTCTATATGGAGAGTCTATACCATTCTGAGTAGGAGTTCCTTTTTGTATCGCCATTTCTTCAGAAGATTGACTATCTACATAAGCTTTACCTTTCTGGATAAGAATAACAGCCCAATCGTATAATTGTTGGAAATAATCGGATGCATAACACTCTTTATCCCATTTAAAACCTAACCATTCAACATCTTTCTTTATAGCATCTACATATTCTTGCTCTTCTTTAGAAGGATTTGTATCATCAAAACGAAGGTTTACTGGTGCGTTATAATCATTACCTAAACCAAAATTTAAACAAATTGCACTAGCATGACCTAAATGCAGATATCCATTAGGCTCTGGTGGAAAACGGAAACGTAATTTATCTTTTGACAAGCCATTTTTTAAATCTTCCTCAATGATTTGTTCAATAAAATTTAATGATTTTTCTTCAGTTGACATAAGAATTATTAATTTTGACAAAGATAAGAATTAGTTTAGAATGTTTATAAGTTTAAATAAGACTTGTATGCTCTAAACTGTAAACTGTAAACATGGGAATAATCAAATTGAATAAAATACGCACATTTTCATATCATGGCTGTTTAGTTGAAGAAGGAAAAATTGGTAGCGATTATACTGTAGATTTAGAAATAAAGACAGATTTAAGGAAATCTGCACTAACAGATGAATTAAATGACACTATTGATTATGTAGAATTAAATAAAATAGTTGTAGAAGAAATGTCAATTAGAGCAAAGCTTTTAGAACATGTAGCACATAGGATTATTGTACGCATTTTCAATGAATTAGCTCAAGTATCTCGAATTAAATTAGCGGTTTCTAAGCTGAATCCACCTATTGGTGGTGATGTTGCTTCGGTTACAATTGAAATGGAAGAATATAGAAATTAAAAAATTGTACTACAAAAAATGTGCAACACACTAGATTTTTTAAAATATATTTATATATTTGCAATCCAATCATAAGGCGTCGTGGCCGAGCGGCTAGGCACCGGTCTGCAAAACCGTCTACTCCGGTTCGAATCCGGACGATGCCTCAAAAGAGTTACTAGAAATAGTAGCTCTTTTTTTATGTTTAAATTTTAGAAAAGAGGACGATAAAAGTTAAAAATAGCTTCATTAACATCAAAAAAAAAAGGATGTATAAAAATTTATACATCCTTTTTTAACTTTTAAAATTTTCTATAACTTCTTGAAGTTTATCTTTTTCCTTTGGAAAGAAACCTTGTAACACAAAAAAGAAACCAAAAATTAAAATAATTATACTAATAACTCTTTTAATTTTATAAATATTCAAAGGTGTCAACTTATGTTTTAATTGTTTAGCTAATAGTATTTTAGCAATATCAAAAATTAAATAAAAAACCAGAATTGCAGTAAAGAAAATAAAAATTCTTTGTGTATTCATTTCCATTTGAGGTCCATAATTAATAATTACCATTAACCAAAAACCTAAAACACCAATATTTATAAAGTTTAAAAGAAAGCCTTTAAAGAAAAGTGCAAAATAATTATTCTTTTGAATATTATCTTCATCTATAATATCTTGTTGTTGTTTTTTAAAATTTCTTTTTAATAATATGAAAGAAACTATACCATAAACAAGCATAATAGACCCACCAATTATAAATAAAAATGGATTATCTTTTACTTGTTCAAGAAGCTGATTTGTGCTAAAATAAGCAATAAGTATAAAGATAATATCAGCAAACACAATTCCTAAGTCTAAGGTAAAAGCTGCTCGAAAACCTTTAACAATACTTGTTTCCAATAAAACAAAAAAACCAGGACCTATAGAAAAAGCTAAAAGCAATCCCCAAGGGATTGCAGTTAATAAATCTTGCCACATAGAATAAGCAATAAATTAATATTAGTAATACGAAGTTAACAAAAAAAAACTACTTCGCTTGTTCAATAGAACCACCAGCAACAATCTTTTGATCTATCTGCTTTGGTTTTCCATAAATTAAAACACTACCACCAGCTCTAACTTTAGCATTAACAAAATCAGTGGCATTTACATCTGCTTTTCCTCCTGTGTTAGCAGTTATAACTGTTTGTTTGGTAACTAATCTTTGTGCTTCATATTTTCCTCCAGAATTAACTAAAATATCTGCATATTCTACTTTTCCATCTAATTCTAAAATACTTCCTTGAGTCAATTTTGTTGTTAATCTATCAACATCTAATCTTAATTTTATATTCGATGATTCTTTCGCTATAATACTAAAATTTATGGCTTTAAAAATCTCATTCGATGCTACTCTAGAGCCTTCATTTGCTTCAACAGCTTCTATTTTTTTATAATAAACTGTTGCAGAAATATTATCGCCTTTCATTAGATTACTAAAATTCATTTTAATTTTTAGTTCTCCATTCTTATTCACTAATTCAACATCTTCAGATTTATCACCTTTTAAAATAACTTTATTCTCATCAGATTGTATTAGATATACATCTATTTTATCAAAAGCAGTTACTTTATAAAAGTCTCCTACCGTTTTTTCTATTTGTGAAAAAGCTACTGAACTGATTAAAAGTAAACTATAAACTATTTTCTTCATATATGTAAAAATTTTATTTATTAATAATCTTAACTAATATCGTTTTAATAATCAGGAATCATATAAAACGATATCAAGATTATTATTTATTCATTTTTTCTTAAATAATTGAAGTCTAGTTGTTTTTTAACTAAATCTGCATTTTTAACTTTAACATAGACTTCATCTCCTAATTGAAGAATATTCTTTGTAACTTCTCCTACTAAGGCATATTGTTTATCGTCGAAAGTGTAATAATCGTCTTTAATCTCTCTAATACGACACATTCCTTCGCATTTGTTTTCAATAATTTCAACATAGATTCCCCATTCGGTTACTCCAGAAATTACTCCTAAAAACTCCTCATCTTTATGGTCTTGCATGTATTTAACCTGCATGTATTTGATTGAATCTCTTTCAGCTTGTGCAGCTAAATGTTCCATATCTGATGAATGTCTACATTTAACTTCAAAATCTTCTTCATTAGCACTTTTTCCTCCATCTATGTAATGTTGTAACAAACGGTGTGCCATAACATCAGGATATCGACGAATTGGAGAAGTAAAATGACTATAATAATCGAAAGCTAAACCATAATGACCAATATTCTCTGTAGAATATACAGCTTTACTCATCGTTCTAATCGCTAATGTATCAACAAGATTTTGTTCTTTTTTACCATTAACATCTTGCATTAATTGGTTTAAAGACTTAGAAATATCTTTTTTGTTACGTAAATCTAATTTATATCCAAACTTAGAAATCAAAGCTTGAAGATTAAATAATTTATCTTCATTTGGTTCATCGTGAATTCGATACACAAATGTTTTTTTCTGTTTCCCTATAAATTCTGCAACTTTTCTATTAGCTAAAAGCATGAATTCTTCAATTAAATGATTAGCATCTTTACTTTGTTTAAAGTAAACTCCTATTGGTTCTGCTGCTTCATTTAAATTGAATTTTACTTCAACCTTATCGAAAGAAATTGCTCCAGAAGCCATTCTTTTTCTTCTAAGAATTTTAGCTAATTCGTCTAACTTTAAAGTAGCTTCAACTATAGCTTGTGGTGCTTTATAGGCTGCACCAGTTAAAGAAACTTCAGCTGGAATAGTATCTGATTTAGATTCTATAATACTTTGTGCTTCTTCATAGGCAAAACGTTGATCTGAATAGGTTACTGTTCTTCCAAACCATGAATCTAAAACTTCTGCTTTATTATTTAACTGAAAAACGGCTGAGAAGGTATATTTTTCCTCATGTGGACGTAGTGAACAGGCGAAGTTAGAAAGTACCTCTGGAAGCATAGGAACCACTCTATCGACTAAATAAACAGATGTTGCTCTGCTATAAGCTTCATCATCTAAGATTGTTCCTTCTTGTAAATAATGAGAAACATCGGCAATATGAATACCAATTTCATAATTTCCATTTTCTAAAACTTGAAAAGAAAGTGCATCATCAAAATCTTTTGCATCTTTTGGATCAATTGTAAATGTAAGTACATCTCTCATGTCTCTACGTTTTGCAATCTCTTCTGCTGTTATAGAAGTATCTATTTTATTAGCATAGGTTTCAACTTCTACAGGGAAATCGTAAGGCAAACCATATTCTGCCAAAATTGCATGAATTTCGGTATTATGTTCTCCTGGTTTCCCAAGTACTTTTATTACTTTTCCAAAAGGTGAATCTGCTTTTTTAGGCCAATCTTCCATTGTAACTAAAACAACATCACCATTTTGAGCATCACCTAATTTATTTTTTGGAATAAAAATATCAGTATACATTTTAGCATTTGTAGTGGTAACAAAAGCAAAATTCTTTTGAATATCTATTACACCAACAAACTCAGTTTTTGCTCTTTCTAATATTTCTAAAACTTCTGCTTCTGGCTTTCTAGAACTTCTTCTGTTATAAACATATACTCTAACTTTATCTTTATCTAGAGCATGATTTAAATTTTGTTTTGGTACATAGACATCATCTTCTAATTCATCACAAACAAAATAACCAGATTTTCTAGAATTCATATCTAAATATCCTTCATAATATTCTGATTTAGATATTACTTGATATTTTCCTATTTCAGTTTCATGAATTTTATCTTGAGCCTTAAGTAATTTAAGATCTCTAATTATTTCATTTCTACTTTTAGTATCTTTCAATTCTAATAATCCAGCAATTTGTTTATAGTTATAGCTTTTAGCAGGATCTTTAGATAATATTTTAAATATTTGTGCGGTAAAATCTTTACTCTTTTTACCAAATTTTTTTGGTTTCTTATTCATTGTATCTTTTTCAATTAATGGTGAAAGTTACGAAATAGTTATAAGTTATAACTTAAAATTATAAGTTTTAATATAATTCTAACAATAACTATCTTTATATAAATAATTTTCCAATGAAAGAATATATCACTGTAGCAATTTTTAATTATCAACATGAAACCTTCATAATTAAGAATCTTCTTGAACAAGAAGGAATTAAATTTATTTTTGAAAATGAAACTTTGGTTTCAATCGATCCTTTTGCTTCTATAGCCTACGGAGGAATTAAATTAAAGGTACATTCTAACGATTTAGAAAGAGTAAAACAAATCTTAGATAGTTTCAAAAATGACAATCATTTAAAAATTGTTTAATTTCTAAAAGTTGAAAGTTTTCAACATATATTAAATACAAATAAAAAAGATTTAATTAATTTTAAAAAAATTGATGGGTATTATAGCTTGTTAATAAGGGGTATAAAATTATTGATTTTAGTCTTTTTTTAAAGTTTTAGATAGTTATACAATTCTATCAACAATGTTATTTTAATGTAAAATACTGATTTTTAACTTGAAGAATGATTTTAGTTTTTACTTATTAACAATTGTTAATTTATGGTTTTACTATGATTTTGTAAATAACTCGACTACTAGTTTTATGTTGATAACCTATTAATAAGTACTCATAACTTTAGAATAAATTCTAAAAACTATTAGTCATTTATTCAATCTAATTTTTGCTTATAAAAAAAAGCTTAGGTTCTCAAAAAATCTATCTTTTTCTATTTTTACTTATTAACAATTTATGTTAATTTAATGTTACTTGATTATCAGTCTATTGTAAAACGTTATTAACAAAGTTGTAAAACGGATTAAAAACTAAGCTTTTTTTGAACTCATTATAAATTCTTATTTATTTTAAAATAAACCAAAAAATTAAAGAATATCATTATAACTATATGTAAAACAATTAATTAACAGTTATTAACAATTGACTCTAATAACTATATAACCAATAAATTGATACTATTTTGAAGTTATTAATATTAGATAGTAATGCTTTTTAAAAAATAATAAGAGATAAACATAACTGTAGTTTATTATTTAAAAATGAAATCCTATTTGTATTTTTGTAAAAATAACAACACAACAATATATTATGATTATTTCGATAGGTAACGACCATGCAGGTCCAGATTACAAAAAAGCTATTATAGCATTTTTAGAAAAACAAGGGCATACTATTTTTAACCACGGAACAGATACATTTGATAGTGTAGATTATCCAGATTTTGGACATGCTGTAGCGTATGATGTAGAAAGTAAAAAAGCAAATTTTGGTATTGTAATTTGTGGTTCTGGAAATGGAATTGCAATGACAGTTAATAAACACCAAGATATTAGAGCAGCACTTTGTTGGACAAAAGAAATTGCAGAATTAGCACGTTTACATAATGATGCCAATATTTTAAGCATTCCTGCTCGTTATACTTCTATTGAACAAGCGATTCAAATGGTAGATGTTTTTTTAACAACAGCATTTGAAGGTGGAAGACACGCAAATAGAGTAAATAAAATTGCTTGTAAATAATAAGTTGATGGTATATAAAAATTGGTCATTTAGATTTTTTATTTATAGTTTTATTTCAGAAATTGTTTTAATTTATAAAACAGCTAATTTTACTAATCTATTTAATAATGATGCGGATTGGTTGTTAACTTCTTTAAGTTTTTTAGCAATAATTTTTGAAGTTGCTTCTTTATTTTTTTTAATAATTAGTTTTATAAAAAAAGAAAAAAAAGACGTTTTTTTTTATATACCATTACTTTATTTCATTTTACATATTCTATTAATACCATATTTTTACATTAATGTCTCATAACCACAATCATAGTCATGAAGTACAAGGAAAAAATTTACTTTTTTCTATAATATTGAACGTGGTTATTACTTTAGCCCAGCTTATAGGAGGAATAGTTTCAGGTAGTTTGGCATTAATTTCAGATGCACTTCATAATTTTTCTGACGTTTTATCTTTAGTTTTTAGTTTTGTAGCCCATAAACTATCTAGACGAAAAGCATCATTAAATCAAACATTTGGATTAAAAAGAGCTGAAATTTTAGCCGCTTTTGTTAACGCAGCAACATTAATAATTGTAGCGTTTATTTTAATTTATGGAGCAATAGAACGTTTTTTTAATCCACAAGCAATAGAATCAAAATTAGTTATTTGGTTAGCATTATTAGGGATTGTAGTTAATGGTTTTTCTGTATTACTACTTAAAAATGATGCCGATAAGAATTTAAACATGAAATCGGCCTATTTACATTTATTAACAGATATGATGGCTTCTGTAGCTGTGTTAGTTGGTGGTTTATTAATGCTTTTCTATGAAATTTATTGGATTGATAGTGTAATGACATTATTAATAGCAATTTACCTAATAGTTGTTGGTTTTGATTTACTCAAAAAAGCTACAAAAATTTTAATGCTTTTTACACCAGATGCTATAAATATTAAAGAAATAATAAAGGAAGTACATAAAATTAAAGGTGTAAATAAATTACATCATATTCATGTTTGGCATTTAAATGAAGAAGAATTACATTTAGAAGCACATTTAGATTGTTCAGAAGATATAAAAATGAGTGAATTCAATAATTTACTTCAAGAAATAGAAGATTTACTACTTGTAAAATTCGAAATTAATCATACAAATATTCAACCTGAATTTAAAAGAGAAGATCCTAAAGATTATATTGTTCAAGATTGATTTTTAAAACGTTATAATTTTCTCTAAAATGTAAAAAGAAGTGAATTAAACGTAAATGTATAAAAATTTATTATGCATGCATAATAAATTTTTATACATTTACGTTCTAAGAACTACAACAACACAACATACATTATGAAAATTACAACAATTACGAAGCTTTTAGTGGCTAATCGTGGTGAAATTGCTATTCGTGTATTTCGAGCAGCAACTGAATTAAGAATTCAAACGGTCGCGGTTTATACTTTTGAAGACCGTTATTCCTTACATCGTTACAAAGCCGACCAAAGTTTTCAAATTGGTGACGATACTGAATCTATCAAACCTTATTTAGATATAGAAGTAATTATTAAAGTTGCTAAAGAAAATCAAGTCGATGCTATTCATCCTGGTTATGGCTTTTTATCTGAAAACGTAACTTTTGCTAAAAGATGTTCTGAAGAAGGAATCATTTTTGTGGGTCCAAAAATAGAAGCAATGCTACAATTGGGAGACAAAGTAGAAGCAAAAAAAGTAGCTAGAGCTGTTGGAGTTCCGCTTATTCAAGATTCAAAGATAAATTTAGAAACCGTTGAAGATGCTTTGTCAGAAGCTAAAGTAATTGGTTTTCCAGTAATGTTAAAAGCTGCAGCTGGTGGTGGTGGAAGAGGAATGCGTGTTGTTAGAAGTGCAGAAGAAATAAAAACAGCTTTTGTAAATGCAAAAAGTGAAGCTTTAAAATCATTTGGAGACGATACCGTTTTTATTGAAAAATTCATCGACAATCCAAAACATATTGAAGTACAAATATTAGGAGATAACTACGGAAACGTAGTGCATTTATATGAAAGAGATTGTTCGGTTCAAAGACGTTTTCAAAAAGTAATAGAAATTGCTCCTTCTATTTTAAAGCCCGAAACCAAGCAAAAATTATACGATTATGCTATTAAAATTGCAAAATATGTACATTATAATAATGCTGGAACCGTTGAGTTTTTAGTAGATAAAGAAGAAAATATTTACTTTATAGAAGTAAACCCAAGAATTCAAGTTGAACATACAATCACTGAAGAAATTACAGGAATAGATATCGTTCGTTCGCAAATAATTATTGCTGCGGGTCATCCGTTATCTCATAATCAAATATTTATTCACGGTCAAGAAGATATTCCTTGTAAAGGTTGGGCCATTCAATGTAGAATTACAACAGAAGATTCAGAAAACGACTTTAAACCCGATTACGGAACCATAATTGCGTATAGAAATGCTGCTGGTTACGGCATTCGTTTAGACGAAGGAAGTTGCTATTCGGGAGTTACTATTTCTCCTTTTTTCGATTCTATGTTGGTTAAAGTTTCGTCAAGTGGAAGAACATTAAAAGGAGCATCCGATAGATTAAGAAGAACATTAGAAGAATTTAGAATTAGAGGTGTTAAAACCAATATTCCATTTTTAACCAATGTAATGTCTAACGAGACATTTAGAAGTGGAGAAGCTACTGTTAATTTCATTCCAGAAAACCCACATTTATTAGTTCCACGTTACGAATATTCGAAAGATAGAGCAACCAAATTAATTAAATATTTAGCGGAGGTTAAAGTAAACGGTCATCCAGATATTAAAAAAGTAGATACTGATAAAGTATTTAGAAAACCATTAGTTCCTGAAGTTTTAGAAACCGAATATCCAAAAGGAACAAAAGACTTATTAAATGAAATGGGTAGAGATCAATTTATCCAATACATTAAAAATGAGACTAAAATTTTCTATACCGATACTACTTTACGGGATGCACATCAATCGCTTTTTGCAACAAGATTGCGTAACCACGATATTTTAAAAGTAACCGAAGGAATGGCTAAAAATTTCCCACAACTTTTTTCATTAGAAGTTTGGGGTGGCGCTACTTTTGATGTTACGATGCGTTTTTTACACGAAGATCCATGGGAGCGTTTGCGAATAATTAGAAAAGCAGCGCCAAATGTTTTACTTCAAATGTTATTTAGAGGAAGTAATGCAGTTGGTTATTCGGCTTACCCAGACAATGTTTTAGAGCAGTTTATTATAAAAAGTGCCGAAAATGGTATCGATGTGTTTAGAATTTTCGATTCTCTAAACTGGATTGAAGGAATGAAGCACAGTATAAAGGTTGTGAACGAAAAAACCAATGCCATTGCCGAAGCTTGTATTTGTTATACAGGTGATATTTTAAATCCAGACAGACAAAAATTTAATTTAGAGTACTATGTTAATTTAGCGAAAGAATTAGAAGCTGCTGGAGCACACATGTTGGCAATTAAAGATATGGCTGGTTTATTAAAGCCGTATGCTGCTCAAGTGTTAATAACCGAGTTGAAGAAACATATTTCTATACCAATTCACTTGCATACACATGATACTTCTTCGATTCAGTCTACAACTTATTTAAAAGCAATTGAAGCAGGTGTAGATGTTGTAGATGTTGCATTGGCATCTATGAGCGGATTAACATCGCAGCCTAATTTTAATTCGTTAGTAGCAACTTTAAAAGGTTCGGAAAGAGAAAATCCTATCAATCTTAAAAAATTAAACGAATATTCAAACTATTTTGAAGTCGTTAGAGAATATTATTATCCGTTTGAAAGTGAATTAAAAGCAGGAACTGCTGAGGTCTATGACCATGAAATTCCAGGCGGACAATATTCTAATTTATTACCACAAGCACGTGGTTTAGGTCTTGAAGATAAGTTTGAAACAATTAAAGAAAACTATAAAATTGTCAATCATTTATTTGGTGATATTGTAAAAGTAACGCCGTCTTCAAAAGTAGTAGGTGATATGGCTTTGTTCATGACTTCTAATAATTTAACAGCGCAAGAAGTTATAGAAAAAGGAGACACATTGGCTTTTCCTGAATCGGTAAAACAACTTTTCCGAGGCGATTTAGGTCAGCCGTATGGAGGTTTCCCAAAAGAATTACAAAAACTAGTATTAAAAAAGGAACAACCGTATACTGAGAAACCAAACGCACACTTAAAACCTATAGATTTTGAAGTTCAACTAAAAGAATTACATCAAAAATTTGATGATAAATTAACGACAGAAGATTTATTGTCTTACATAATGTTTCCAAAGGTATTTGAAGATTTCTATAATTTTAGAAAGTATTTTGGTAGAGTAGAAAAATTACCAACACCAAGTTTTTATTATCCTTTAGTACTAAACGAAGAGATTATTGTGAACCTAGATTTAGGTAAAAACATCATCATAAAATTAAGATATGTTGGTGAACCGAATGAAGAAGGATTTAGAGAAGTATTTTTTCAAATAAACGGACAAACTAGAAATGTTTTAGTAAAAGATAAAGCGATACAGTCAATAAAGGTCACAAACGCTAAAGTAAACGGACCAAATGATATTGGCGCACCATTACAAGGAAGTTTGCTTAAAATTTTGGTTACAGAAGGTGAAAAAATAGAGAAAGACACACCTTTATTTATAATTGAAGCCATGAAAATGGAAACTACAATTTGCGCTCCAAAATATGGAACAGTAGCAAGAGTAGTACTGAAAGAAAAATCAATGATAGAACAAGATGATTGTGTAATTCAGCTTCAATAAAAGACTATTTTTCATATTTATAAAGCTGTTTCATTTTTTGGAACAGCTTTATTCGTTAAATTTACAGCATAACATTAAAAATTTCCATGAGCGAAAATAAGCCACAGTTAAAAAAATTAAATTATCCTATAAATGGTGAGTTAAGACGTTATTTAGAAAAATACAAGCGATTAACACGTATAAATATTTTTTATGATGACTTGTTACGATTTCAAGGTTCAATTTCTGTATTTGACAAAGAAGATAAAGACACACTTTGGGTAAGGGTTTATTATAACGGATTTGAAAAAGAAGAGATAGACAATAGTCTTAAAAAGATATATACACTTTTACATTCTGATGGTGATATAAAAAATATTCAATTTTTAAATGTTGATTATATCGACTTTTGCACCTTTGGAAATTCGCAACCATTTCGTATTAAAATCAGAAATATTTTAAATGATAATTACACTCATTTTTACATAAAAAAAGCCGACGCTTCGCGTGTTTTTGGTTTAGAACTGGAGCATATTTTATCACCAAATAGGATTAATTTTTTAGTTTTTGGAGATACTTTAATCGAAGAGCATATTTTAGGAATCCCAGGAGATGTTTTTTTAGAAAAAAATTTAAAAAAATGTAATGAACATGAAAAAGCACAAATAGCCAAAGAATTTGTAAAGTTTAATGAACGTTGTATGATTGGATTATTAGGAGATATGCGTTCCTATAACTTTGTAATTGTACCAATTTATGATTTTGACCAAATAGTTTTTAAAATAAGAGCTATAGATTTTGACCAGCAATGCTACGAAGGAAGTTTTAGATTGTACAAACCACATTTATTTAAAGAAAATTACCCTTTTAATAGATTAGTACGCGATAAATTAAATAAAGATGCAATTGAACAATATCAAAACGAAGAACGTTCCATTTTAGTAAAGCGACTACTAGACTCCGAAACACGATTACTTGATCTTTTAGAAGCTATGAAATCATCAAAATTAGCTCCTATAGAACATATTGTTCAACTGCAAGAGGAAATCTATGAGTTTACCTTAGATTTAGACTTTAAAAAAGCAAATTCCATGGGAGAAATTGTAGAAGTAGCTTTAAATTTTATGAAACGAAACTTTAAATATGAAGATTTCGAATAAGAAAAATTGAACAGTAAAAAAATGAAAAAACTATTACTAATAGTACCTATATTTCTATTCTTATCTTGTAAAAAAGAAGTAGATACTAAAGAGAATACTAGAACAATAAAAAAAGAAAAAGATACAATTAGTAAGCCTATTATAATTGAAAAAGAAGAGGTTATAGTACCTG is a genomic window of Flavobacterium jumunjinense containing:
- a CDS encoding glutamine--tRNA ligase/YqeY domain fusion protein — protein: MSTEEKSLNFIEQIIEEDLKNGLSKDKLRFRFPPEPNGYLHLGHASAICLNFGLGNDYNAPVNLRFDDTNPSKEEQEYVDAIKKDVEWLGFKWDKECYASDYFQQLYDWAVILIQKGKAYVDSQSSEEMAIQKGTPTQNGIDSPYRNRSIEENLELFERMKNGEFEKGTHVLRAKISMNANNMLMRDPIIYRIMHAHHHRTANDWCIYPMYDWAHGESDYLEQVSHSFCTLEFLPHRELYDWFLNQIYDDSKVRPKQREFARRNLSHTVVSKRKLLQLVEEKHVTGWDDPRMSTISGMRRRGITATSIRNFANTIGIAKRENLIDVSLLDFCIREDLNKVAPRVMAVLNPIKLVITNYPEGQEEWLEAENNPEDEVMTYRQLPFSKELYIEREDFQEEAHKKFFRLTLGTEVRLKNAYIIKGESVIKDSEGNITEVHCTYDVDSKSGSGSEASKRKVKGTIHWVSTKHAVAAEVRVYDRLFTHENPDGNKEVDFKEYINPNSLEIITGYVEPSLTTAKELDHFQFQRLGYFCVDKDSTSEKLVFNKTVGLRDTWAKIESK
- the folB gene encoding dihydroneopterin aldolase, whose amino-acid sequence is MGIIKLNKIRTFSYHGCLVEEGKIGSDYTVDLEIKTDLRKSALTDELNDTIDYVELNKIVVEEMSIRAKLLEHVAHRIIVRIFNELAQVSRIKLAVSKLNPPIGGDVASVTIEMEEYRN
- the rnr gene encoding ribonuclease R yields the protein MNKKPKKFGKKSKDFTAQIFKILSKDPAKSYNYKQIAGLLELKDTKSRNEIIRDLKLLKAQDKIHETEIGKYQVISKSEYYEGYLDMNSRKSGYFVCDELEDDVYVPKQNLNHALDKDKVRVYVYNRRSSRKPEAEVLEILERAKTEFVGVIDIQKNFAFVTTTNAKMYTDIFIPKNKLGDAQNGDVVLVTMEDWPKKADSPFGKVIKVLGKPGEHNTEIHAILAEYGLPYDFPVEVETYANKIDTSITAEEIAKRRDMRDVLTFTIDPKDAKDFDDALSFQVLENGNYEIGIHIADVSHYLQEGTILDDEAYSRATSVYLVDRVVPMLPEVLSNFACSLRPHEEKYTFSAVFQLNNKAEVLDSWFGRTVTYSDQRFAYEEAQSIIESKSDTIPAEVSLTGAAYKAPQAIVEATLKLDELAKILRRKRMASGAISFDKVEVKFNLNEAAEPIGVYFKQSKDANHLIEEFMLLANRKVAEFIGKQKKTFVYRIHDEPNEDKLFNLQALISKFGYKLDLRNKKDISKSLNQLMQDVNGKKEQNLVDTLAIRTMSKAVYSTENIGHYGLAFDYYSHFTSPIRRYPDVMAHRLLQHYIDGGKSANEEDFEVKCRHSSDMEHLAAQAERDSIKYMQVKYMQDHKDEEFLGVISGVTEWGIYVEIIENKCEGMCRIREIKDDYYTFDDKQYALVGEVTKNILQLGDEVYVKVKNADLVKKQLDFNYLRKNE
- a CDS encoding LysE family translocator, which gives rise to MWQDLLTAIPWGLLLAFSIGPGFFVLLETSIVKGFRAAFTLDLGIVFADIIFILIAYFSTNQLLEQVKDNPFLFIIGGSIMLVYGIVSFILLKRNFKKQQQDIIDEDNIQKNNYFALFFKGFLLNFINIGVLGFWLMVIINYGPQMEMNTQRIFIFFTAILVFYLIFDIAKILLAKQLKHKLTPLNIYKIKRVISIIILIFGFFFVLQGFFPKEKDKLQEVIENFKS
- a CDS encoding head GIN domain-containing protein; its protein translation is MKKIVYSLLLISSVAFSQIEKTVGDFYKVTAFDKIDVYLIQSDENKVILKGDKSEDVELVNKNGELKIKMNFSNLMKGDNISATVYYKKIEAVEANEGSRVASNEIFKAINFSIIAKESSNIKLRLDVDRLTTKLTQGSILELDGKVEYADILVNSGGKYEAQRLVTKQTVITANTGGKADVNATDFVNAKVRAGGSVLIYGKPKQIDQKIVAGGSIEQAK
- the rpiB gene encoding ribose 5-phosphate isomerase B — protein: MIISIGNDHAGPDYKKAIIAFLEKQGHTIFNHGTDTFDSVDYPDFGHAVAYDVESKKANFGIVICGSGNGIAMTVNKHQDIRAALCWTKEIAELARLHNDANILSIPARYTSIEQAIQMVDVFLTTAFEGGRHANRVNKIACK
- a CDS encoding putative signal transducing protein; the encoded protein is MKEYITVAIFNYQHETFIIKNLLEQEGIKFIFENETLVSIDPFASIAYGGIKLKVHSNDLERVKQILDSFKNDNHLKIV